The following coding sequences are from one Lolium rigidum isolate FL_2022 chromosome 6, APGP_CSIRO_Lrig_0.1, whole genome shotgun sequence window:
- the LOC124664503 gene encoding E3 ubiquitin-protein ligase SINA-like 10, translated as MAGQEKRLSPPTPAVNGEHGAKKARAQALVPVVKQEPRQGVEREEGEVANAAAAVAMAASTEALVALAPGPPALIDVRFEVALLHCKVCLLPLKPPVFKCESGHVLCCYCRGGHVEVCGRADIHCGGMDAFICAAKVPCSYKGFGCEQYVVYHQAEQHKRACQHAPCLCPELGCGFLGTPPALIDHFAAVHSRPIIAVRYGRPWNLSLPLAQRWHVVVGQENQSVFLVTLGELGAAATAVSLVCVRADGAAAATGAPQFWCKLSVEHPGGDKDKVVLMASAVGSSTLSSGAPVPGQGMFLAVPQELMSVDTLAISVRIDQVQPVVDAAAAAKAIPPPPARTTRRFH; from the exons ATGGCTGGGCAGGAGAAGCGGCTGTCGCCGCCAACGCCGGCGGTGAACGGCGAGCACGGCGCCAAGAAGGCGAGGGCGCAGGCCCTGGTGCCCGTGGTGAAGCAGGAGCCGCGACAGGGGGTGGAGCGCGAGGAAGGGGAGGTGGCCAATGCAGCGGCGGCCGTGGCCATGGCGGCGTCCACGGAAGCCCTGGTGGCGTTGGCGCCGGGGCCGCCGGCGCTGATCGACGTGAGGTTCGAGGTGGCGCTGCTCCACTGCAAGGTCTGCCTGCTCCCTCTCAAGCCGCCCGTGTTCAAG TGCGAGTCCGGGCACGTGCTGTGCTGCTACTGCCGCGGCGGCCACGTCGAGGTGTGCGGCCGCGCGGACATCCACTGCGGCGGGATGGACGCCTTCATCTGCGCCGCCAAGGTGCCCTGCTCCTACAAGGGCTTCGGCTGCGAGCAGTACGTCGTGTACCACCAGGCCGAGCAGCACAAGCGCGCGTGCCAGCACGCGCCCTGCCTGTGCCCGGAGCTCGGGTGCGGCTTCCTGGGCACCCCGCCGGCGCTCATCGACCACTTCGCCGCCGTCCACTCCCGGCCAATCATCGCCGTCCGCTACGGCCGGCCCTGGAACCTGAGCCTGCCGCTGGCGCAGCGCTGGCACGTCGTGGTCGGGCAGGAGAACCAGAGCGTGTTCCTGGTCACCCTGGGCGAGCTCGGCGCCGCGGCCACGGCCGTGTCGCTGGTGTGCGTCAGggccgacggcgccgccgccgccaccggggcGCCCCAGTTCTGGTGCAAGCTCTCGGTGGAGCACCCCGGCGGCGACAAGGACAAGGTGGTCCTGATGGCATCGGCGGTGGGCAGCAGCACGCTCTCCAGCGGCGCGCCGGTGCCGGGGCAGGGCATGTTCCTGGCGGTGCCCCAGGAGCTCATGTCGGTCGACACTCTCGCCATCAGCGTCCGCATTGATCAGGTTCAGCCcgttgttgatgctgctgccgcggccaaggcaattccaccaccaccggccAGGACAACGAGGAGATTCCATTGA